The sequence below is a genomic window from Sandaracinaceae bacterium.
GAAACCCTTGCGCCGGACGCCTGGACACACGAGGTTTGATCGCATGAGCCCCCGTTCGCCCTTCGCCACGCTGGTCGCGCTCCTCATCGTCTGGAGCGTGGCTCCAGCGGCGAAGGCGCAGGACCTCTCCTCCTCCATCACCCGCCGCGCCGTCCGGGCCGCGGTGAAGATCACGAGCGAGGGGCCGAACGGTCAGGGCGCGACGGGCTCGGGCAGCATCATCGATCCGCGCGGCTACGTGCTGACCAACTTCCACGTGGTCGGGCACACGCACCCGGGGGACGGGGCGCCGGGCAGCCTGTTCAACCCCACCAACGAGGTGCGGATCTCGATGGTCAGCAACCCCCGCGAGACCGCGCAGGAGCGGTACGTGGGCCGGGTGGTCCGCGCGGACATCCGCCTCGACCTCGCCCTGGTGCGCATCGTGAGCGACAACCACGGCAACGCGGTCCCGCGGCAGCGTCGCTTCCCGAGCATCCCGCTGGCCGACACGCGCCAGCTCCGCCCGGGCAGCCGGCTGTTCGCCTTCGGCTTCCCGCTCGGCGTGCGCACCATCAACGTCACGAGCGGCGAGATGAGCGGCTTCCAGATGAACAGCCGCGACGAGGTCGCCTGGATCCGGACCGACGCCGAGTTCAACCCCGGCAACAGCGGCGGAATGCTGCTCGACCGACGGGGCCGCCTGGTGGCCGTCCCCACCGCCGTGCTGTCGGGGCGGGGCACGCTCGAGCCGATCGAGCTCGCCCGGCCCGTGGAGCGCATCCCGGACGAGTGGCTCACCTCCATGCGCCGCGGCGTCGAGGACGTCGAGATCACGGGCGTGCCGACCCTGCCGCTGAACCAGGAGTACGAGGACGAGGCGGTCGGTGACGGCGGGGCCTTCGACCGCCCCGAGATGCACTACTACGAGCTCCCGGCCGACCGGCCGCTGCGAGTCGAGGTGTCCTCGGGGCTCTCGGTGGGCCTCCTGACCAACCGCGGGAGGGTGTTGCGCGAGGGCCGCGGCAGCCTCGAGGTGCTGCCCACGGATCCGGCGGATCTCACCCTCGGCATCCTGATCCCCCCGCGCTCCGCCACGGGCGGCGGGGCGCTCGCGATCCGGATCACCGCGCGGCGTGGCCGCACCGGGCTGCCCGGCTGGGGCGGTCTGCCCGCGCCGGGCGCGCCCATCCGACCGACCGGCGCGCCCCGCACGCCGTAGTCGCGGCAGGCTTGCGTCCGCGGTCGCCGAACCCCATCCTCCCGCGAGATGGGTTTTCCACAGATTGCCTACGGCACGCCTCGCAAGCTGCCGAAGGCGAGTGACCTGCCGGGTCGGGTCGTCGTGCTCGACATCGCGTTCGCCGCCGAGACGGGCGGGGTGAGCTTCGAGAAGGTCACGGGGAAGTTCATCGAGGGCCTCGGTGATCGCCTCGCGATGTGGATCGACCACCACGACCACGCGCGTCACGTGCTCTACGCCGACGACCCGCGCTTCGTGCTCTCGACCAAGGCCGAGCACCCGGCCTGCCCGGAGATGGTCACGCCCGAGCGGGTGGCCCGGGCTGGCGTGGTGGACACCATCTGCTGTCACATCGACTTCGACGGACTCTGCGCCGCGGCCAAGTGGATCCGCGGCGGCGAGGAGCCCTACCCGGGGGCCGACGCGGACGCCCGCGCCATCGACACGCGCATGG
It includes:
- a CDS encoding serine protease — its product is MSPRSPFATLVALLIVWSVAPAAKAQDLSSSITRRAVRAAVKITSEGPNGQGATGSGSIIDPRGYVLTNFHVVGHTHPGDGAPGSLFNPTNEVRISMVSNPRETAQERYVGRVVRADIRLDLALVRIVSDNHGNAVPRQRRFPSIPLADTRQLRPGSRLFAFGFPLGVRTINVTSGEMSGFQMNSRDEVAWIRTDAEFNPGNSGGMLLDRRGRLVAVPTAVLSGRGTLEPIELARPVERIPDEWLTSMRRGVEDVEITGVPTLPLNQEYEDEAVGDGGAFDRPEMHYYELPADRPLRVEVSSGLSVGLLTNRGRVLREGRGSLEVLPTDPADLTLGILIPPRSATGGGALAIRITARRGRTGLPGWGGLPAPGAPIRPTGAPRTP